The Aedes aegypti strain LVP_AGWG chromosome 3, AaegL5.0 Primary Assembly, whole genome shotgun sequence genome contains a region encoding:
- the LOC5565722 gene encoding zinc finger and SCAN domain-containing protein 2, with protein MDVCRTCMNANRDEFHQQLVPIYSKLDDAFIANIIMECTAIQIHENDGMPSYVCAGCVETLKLLVSFVKTARDCDRHLRKIFKPESTSGGIPASDNTTNEAVAMVNETDVFQFTEVKVEPIEGMVEEAVETSFQEESGDEPESDYDESQSSDGDSESESDDEPEEVAPKKRGRKPRPKPANTDDKPLLNKRSIKRDENLEMNEHELDLYNVIQIQPGKHICCGCLFIFESPQELETHRSRVHIRKRESNPKPTTKVPCDGCLRKYKSKRRINYHKERVRQLEIIWECNKCKNRFSEATRRRNHSRKHPYKRGPTTIVAPIKEAIQQELGWICCAQACGQSFPTEKEMVDHAHKAHQINKQEADLEDHEEKPVQCQVCYRRFTDKSGLINHQQRLYKLQKFQCALCGLQFNSGARLTEHELTHQNDKPFKCDICDKKFTQKGNLKTHMTIHSDEKPYQCTACGKSFRQKGGLKAHMSNHVENPQFKCEVCAKMFKAKLHLRYHMRIHNGEKKFPCRYCEKAFTDFTNRMRHEMSHTGIKPYKCSYCEKSFIRKRFLLEHESTHTGIKMYNCSVCRQSFGQKSSLKKHMQTNHPTFEPLDDGGEGSSSSYHQPVSPTASINSNSSSLPAQQLHHGQHRMPPQTHPIPLTNQQHLQFMTAFHQPH; from the exons ATCCACGAGAACGACGGAATGCCATCCTACGTTTGTGCCGGGTGCGTAGAAACGTTGAAGTTGTTGGTCAGTTTTGTGAAGACCGCTCGCGACTGTGATCGCCACCTGCGCAAGATCTTCAAGCCGGAATCAACCTCCGGCGGTATCCCAGCAAGTGACAACACCACGAACGAAGCTGTGGCAATGGTAAACGAAACCGACGTGTTTCAGTTCACGGAAGTGAAGGTCGAACCAATTGAAGGAATGGTTGAGGAAGCTGTGGAAACTTCGTTTCAAGAAGAGAGCGGAGATGAACCGGAGAGTGACTACGACGAGTCTCAAAGCTCCGATGGTGATAGTGAGAGCGAAAGTGATGATGAGCCGGAAGAAGTGGCTCCGAAAAAGCGTGGTCGGAAGCCTAGGCCGAAACCTGCAAATACGGATGATAAGCCATTGCTCAACAAACGAAGTATTAAGCGAGATGAAAATCTAGAAATGAACGAACACGAGCTTGACTTGTACAATGTAATTCAGATTCAACCAGGCAAACATATATGCTGCGGATGTTTGTTCATATTTGAATCGCCTCAAGAGCTAGAAACCCATCGAAGTAGGGTTCACATCCGAAAAAGGGAATCCAACCCAAAACCAACGACAAAAGTACCATGCGATGGCTGTCTACGTAAGTACAAGTCGAAGCGCCGCATCAACTATCACAAAGAGCGCGTTCGACAACTGGAGATCATATGGGAGTGTAATAAATGTAAGAATCGATTCAGTGAAGCGACCCGTCGCCGGAATCATTCCAGGAAGCATCCGTATAAGAGAGGACCCACCACCATAGTGGCTCCGATCAAAGAAGCGATCCAGCAAGAATTAGGATGGATTTGTTGCGCACAGGCTTGCGGGCAGTCGTTCCCAACGGAAAAAGAGATGGTCGACCACGCCCATAAGGCCCATCAGATCAACAAGCAGGAAGCGGATCTGGAAGACCACGAAGAAAAACCAGTGCAATGTCAGGTCTGCTACCGACGGTTCACGGACAAAAGCGGACTGATCAACCACCAGCAGCGGCTGTACAAGTTGCAGAAATTCCAGTGTGCTCTGTGCGGATTGCAGTTCAATAGCGGAGCACGCCTCACGGAACACGAGCTGACCCATCAGAACGATAAGCCGTTCAAGTGCGACATTTGCGATAAGAAATTTACGCAAAAGGGCAACCTCAAAACGCACATGACGATCCATTCGGATGAAAAGCCCTATCAG TGTACCGCGTGTGGGAAATCATTCCGACAGAAAGGTGGCCTCAAGGCTCATATGTCCAATCACGTGGAAAATCCGCAGTTCAAGTGTGAG GTCTgtgcaaaaatgttcaaagcGAAGTTGCATCTGCGGTACCATATGCGAATTCATAATGGCGAGAAAAAGTTCCCCTGCCGCTACTGCGAAAAAGCTTTCACTGACTTCACCAACCGGATGCGGCACGAAATGAGTCATACTG GCATCAAACCATACAAATGCTCCTACTGCGAAAAGTCCTTTATCCGAAAGCGATTCTTGCTGGAGCATGAAAGCACTCACACCG GCATCAAAATGTACAACTGCTCAGTTTGTCGCCAGAGTTTTGGACAGAAGAGTTCCCTCAAAAAGCACATGCAAACCAATCATCCTACATTTGAGCCACTCGATGATGGTGGTGAGGGTAGTAGCAGCAGCTATCATCAACCAGTTTCTCCAACGGCTAGcatcaacagcaacagcagctcGTTGCCCGCGCAACAGTTGCACCACGGCCAGCATCGTATGCCACCGCAAACGCATCCGATTCCGTTGACCAATCAGCAGCACTTGCAGTTCATGACGGCGTTCCATCAgccacattga